From the Tripterygium wilfordii isolate XIE 37 chromosome 6, ASM1340144v1, whole genome shotgun sequence genome, one window contains:
- the LOC120000059 gene encoding protein ACCELERATED CELL DEATH 6-like, whose protein sequence is MSKSDSEIDLERGTTSPGRSNSSTTDNLKTTRSLPSMGATSSVSSGEYMNIELQKAATKDNVDKFKKLLDELSKKRDQTMPSIFETVSPFHNTLLHIASFHGSKNIVELIALRSPPTLKKTNLRGETALHTAAKAGKSDIVLSLRELQKKSACSDDDEDQNLFKMSNVDGNTALHEALINGHHDKWVIDLINADPDVSFCVNKEGKSPLYLAAEAGYIDCVKAMMESEAYKRYTWPCQNSTAKDYQISPSTVEVVDDQKDMKHKDEVGDEKNNMKKDDEVGDYQKNDEATKQDSVLQVKSPIHAAVAYAANNENSDLLNYMLDKESKFIDLRDEYGRSALHIAAARGYVEGVRCFFEGRDPRVAFQRDNDGFFPVHYAAEGDHVDVIKELQPRCLHLAEMLSHNYQNILHSATKNGCTDLVSYVLKTEELEKLINQKDQDGNTPLHLAAMDCDPVCVILLTRDSRVDKKLLNNTYETALDACRNLKERFFFQLLTVMVLQKSGVKPSSTGKPVDKKANSSNKDKDKFRDISNALLVVATLVATVTFAAGFTVPGGYNDSGDEQGTATMLRQATFHAFVICDTVAMYSSIIAAVMFTWAQLGGKNLVSFAYQIALPSLALALNMMSFAYIFGIYVVVSKLNWLAKLILGMGLCFQSTIALLFLLLCFSFIADWSLIVLLKICNWVASIIYAFTDSG, encoded by the exons ATGTCAAAGAGCGACTCGGAGATTGATCTGGAGAGGGGTACTACTTCTCCAGGCAGAAGCAATAGCAGCACAACCGACAATCTAAAGACGACAAGATCATTGCCTAGCATGGGTGCGACAAGTTCAGTCTCAAGTGGTGAATACATGAACATTGAACTTCAGAAAGCTGCTACAAAGGACAACGTGGATAAATTCAAAAAGCTCCTTGACGAACTTTCAAAGAAGCGGGATCAAACTATGCCATCAATTTTTGAGACTGTGAGTCCATTTCACAACACATTGCTTCATATAGCTTCATTCCATGGTAGTAAAAACATTGTAGAACTAATAGCTCTACGGTCTCCACCGACGCTTAAGAAGACAAACTTAAGAGGTGAAACGGCTCTTCATACTGCTGCAAAAGCAGGAAAGTCAGACATTGTGTTAAGTCTACGTGAACTACAAAAGAAGTCTGCATGTtccgatgatgatgaagatcagaatttgtttaaaatgagTAATGTGGATGGGAACACAGCTTTGCACGAGGCGTTGATAAATGGACACCACGATAAGTGGGTTATAGATTTGATTAATGCAGATCCGGATGTTTCATTTTGTGTGAACAAGGAAGGTAAGTCTCCTCTGTATCTAGCTGCAGAAGCTGGGTACATTGATTGTGTGAAAGCTATGATGGAGTCAGAAGCATATAAGAGATATACTTGGCCCTGTCAGAATAGTACTGCCAAAGATTATCAAATCTCACCATCGACCGTTGAGGTTGTAGATGATCAGAAGGACATGAAGCACAAGGATGAGGTTGGAGATGAAAAGAACAACATGAAGAAGGATGATGAGGTTGGAGATTATCAGAAGAACGATGAAGCAACCAAACAGGATAGTGTGCTGCAAGTGAAGTCACCCATACATGCTGCTGTAGCTTATGCTGCTAACAATGAGAATTCAG ATCTCCTGAATTATATGTTGGATAAGGAGTCAAAGTTCATCGATTTAAGAGATGAATATGGGAGAAGTGCACTTCACATTGCAGCAGCTCGAGGTTATGTTGAAGGTGTCAGGTGCTTCTTCGAAGGGAGAGATCCTCGAGTTGCTTTTCAAAGGGACAATGATGGATTCTTTCCAGTTCATTATGCCGCTGAGGGAGATCATGTTGACGTGATTAAAGAGCTCCAACCCCGTTGCCTACATCTTGCAGAGATGCTTAGCCATAATTACCAGAACATTCTACATTCTGCAACAAAGAATGGTTGCACCGATTTAGTTTCATATGTTCTTAAAACTGAAGAGTTGGAGAAGCTAATAAACCAGAAAGACCAGGATGGAAATACACCCCTGCACTTGGCCGCCATGGATTGTGATCCAGTATGCGTCATTCTCTTAACAAGGGACAGCAGAGTGGATaagaaattgctcaacaataCGTACGAGACAGCACTCGATGCTTGCAGAAATCTCAAGGAGCGATTTTTCTTTCAG CTCTTGACAGTAATGGTACTACAGAAGTCTGGAGTTAAACCATCTTCAACTGGGAAGCCAGTTGACAAAAAAGCAAACAGTTCTAACAAAGATAAAGACAAATTTAGGGACATATCAAATGCACTCTTAGTGGTTGCGACACTAGTTGCCACCGTGACATTTGCAGCAGGTTTCACAGTACCTGGAGGTTACAATGACTCAGGCGATGAACAGGGCACTGCTACTATGTTGAGGCAAGCCACTTTCCATGCATTCGTCATTTGCGACACAGTAGCCATGTATAGCTCCATCATTGCTGCAGTGATGTTCACTTGGGCACAATTAGGTGGGAAAAATTTGGTGTCTTTTGCTTATCAAATAGCATTGCCATCGCTGGCTCTTGCGTTAAATATGATGTCATTTGCCTATATTTTTGGTATATATGTGGTGGTAAGTAAACTAAATTGGCTTGCCAAACTTATTTTGGGTATGGGTTTGTGCTTTCAGTCTACTATCGCGCTTTTATTCCTTCTATTGTGCTTCTCGTTCATTGCAGACTGGAGTCTCATTGTACTCCTTAAGATTTGTAATTGGGTTGCCTCGATAATATATGCATTCACCGACTCTGGTTGA
- the LOC120000061 gene encoding protein ACCELERATED CELL DEATH 6-like yields MAKSDTEVDLERGNSSTTEDLKTTRSLPSMGVTNSVSSCDYMNIELQKAATEDNVKKFKEVLDELSEKQEQTMRSILETVSPFHNTLLHVASIHGSKNIVELIAPRSPPTLKKTNLRGETALHTVAKAGKSDIVLSLIKLQKESACSDDDEDQNLFKMSNVDGNTALHEALIHGHHDKWVIDLINADPDVSFCVNKEGKSPLYLAAEAGYSECVKAMMESEAYKRYTWPCQNSTAKDYQISPSAVEVVDDQKDMKNKDEVGDEKNNTKKNDEVGDYQKNDEATKQDGVLQVKSPIHAAVVYAANKKNSDLLNYMLDKEPKFIDLRDEEGRSALHTAAYFGYLEGVKCFLKRDPQAAFQRDNDGFFPVHSAAARNHVDVIKELQPHCLHLAEMLSHNYQNILHSATKNACINVVSYVLKTQELEKLINQKDKDGNTPLHLAAIGCDPVCVILLTRDSRVDKKLLNNKDWTALDACRYLNERFFFRRLTVMVLKKSGVKPSPTGKPIDNGANSTNKDEDKFKGISNALLVVATLVATVTFAAGFTVPGGYNDSGDEQGIATMLRQATFHAFIVCDTVAMYSSIIAAVIFTWAQLGGENLVSFAYQLALPSLALALNMMSFAFIFGIYVVVSKLNWLAKLVLGLGLCFQSTIVLSFLLLCFSVIADWSLIVLLKICNWVASIIYTFTDSGCGSTQNATTTVLTKKSGVKPSPTGKPTNNGANSTNKDEDKFKDISNALLVVATLVATVTFSAGFTAPGGYNDSGDEQGIATMLRRVTFHAFIVCDTVAMYSSIIAAMIFTWAQLGGENLVSFAYQLALPSLALALNMMSFAYIFGIYVVVSKLNWLAKHILGLGLCFQSTIALSFLLLCFSFIGD; encoded by the exons ATGGCAAAGAGTGACACAGAGGTTGATCTTGAGAGGGGCAATAGCAGCACAACCGAGGATCTAAAGACGACAAGATCATTGCCTAGCATGGGCGTGACAAATTCAGTCTCAAGTTGTGATTACATGAACATTGAACTTCAGAAAGCTGCTACCGAGGACAATGTGAAAAAATTCAAAGAGGTGCTTGATGAACTTTCAGAGAAGCAGGAGCAGACTATGCGATCAATTCTTGAGACTGTAAGTCCATTTCACAACACATTACTTCATGTAGCTTCAATCCATGGTAGTAAAAACATTGTAGAACTAATAGCTCCACGGTCTCCACCAACGCTTAAGAAGACAAACTTAAGAGGTGAAACAGCTCTTCATACTGTTGCAAAAGCAGGAAAGTCAGACATTGTGTTAAGTCTAATTAAACTACAAAAGGAGTCTGCATGTtccgatgatgatgaagatcagaatttgtttaaaatgagTAATGTGGATGGGAACACAGCTTTGCACGAGGCGTTGATACATGGACACCACGATAAGTGGGTTATAGATTTGATTAATGCAGATCCGGATGTTTCATTTTGTGTGAACAAGGAAGGTAAGTCTCCTCTGTATCTAGCTGCAGAAGCTGGGTACTCTGAATGTGTGAAAGCTATGATGGAGTCAGAAGCATATAAGAGATATACTTGGCCCTGTCAGAATAGTACTGCCAAAGATTATCAAATCTCTCCATCGGCCGTTGAGGTTGTAGATGATCAGAAGGACATGAAGAACAAGGATGAGGTTGGAGATGAAAAGAACAACACGAAGAAGAATGATGAGGTTGGAGATTATCAGAAGAATGATGAAGCAACCAAACAAGATGGTGTGCTGCAAGTGAAGTCACCCATACATGCTGCTGTAGTTTATGCTGCTAACAAAAAGAATTCAG ATCTCCTGAACTATATGTTGGATAAGGAGCCAAAGTTCATCGATTTAAGAGATGAAGAAGGGAGAAGTGCACTTCACACTGCAGCATATTTTGGTTATCTTGAAGGTGTCAAGTGCTTCCTAAAGAGAGATCCTCAAGCTGCTTTTCAAAGGGACAATGATGGATTCTTTCCAGTTCATTCTGCAGCAGCAAGAAATCATGTTGACGTGATTAAAGAGCTCCAACCCCATTGCCTACATCTTGCAGAGATGCTTAGCCATAATTACCAGAACATTCTACATTCTGCTACAAAGAATGCTTGCATCAATGTAGTTTCATATGTTCTTAAAACTCAAGAGTTGGAGAAGCTAATAAACCAGAAAGACAAGGATGGAAATACACCCCTGCACTTGGCCGCCATCGGTTGTGATCCAGTATGCGTCATTCTCTTAACAAGGGACAGCAGAGTGGATaagaaattgctcaacaataAAGACTGGACAGCACTCGATGCTTGCAGATATCTCAACGAGCGATTTTTCTTTCGG CGCCTGACAGTAATGGTGCTAAAGAAGTCTGGAGTTAAACCATCTCCAACTGGGAAGCCAATTGACAACGGAGCAAACAGTACTAACAAAGATGAGGACAAATTTAAGGGCATATCAAATGCACTCCTAGTGGTTGCAACGCTAGTCGCCACTGTGACATTCGCAGCAGGTTTCACAGTGCCTGGAGGTTATAATGACTCAGGCGATGAACAGGGTATTGCTACTATGTTGAGGCAAGCCACTTTCCATGCATTCATCGTCTGCGACACAGTAGCCATGTATAGCTCCATCATTGCTGCAGTGATCTTCACTTGGGCGCAATTAGGTGGCGAAAATTTGGTGTCTTTTGCTTATCAATTAGCATTGCCATCGCTGGCTCTTGCGTTAAATATGATGTCCTTTGCCTTTATTTTTGGTATATATGTGGTGGTAAGTAAACTAAATTGGCTTGCCAAACTTGTTTTGGGTCTGGGTTTGTGCTTTCAGTCTACTATTGTGCTGTCATTCCTTCTACTGTGCTTCTCTGTCATTGCAGACTGGAGTCTCATCGTACTCCTTAAGATTTGTAATTGGGTTGCCTCGATAATATATACATTCACCGACTCCGGTTG TGGATCGACCCAAAATGCAACAACAACAGTACTAACAAAGAAGTCTGGAGTTAAACCATCTCCAACTGGGAAGCCAACCAACAACGGAGCAAACAGTACTAACAAAGATGAAGACAAATTTAAGGACATATCAAATGCACTCTTAGTGGTTGCAACGCTAGTCGCCACGGTGACATTCTCAGCAGGTTTCACAGCGCCTGGAGGTTACAATGACTCAGGCGATGAACAGGGCATTGCTACTATGTTGAGGCGAGTCACTTTCCATGCATTCATCGTCTGCGACACAGTAGCCATGTATAGCTCCATCATTGCTGCAATGATCTTCACTTGGGCGCAATTAGGTGGGGAAAATTTGGTGTCTTTTGCTTATCAATTAGCATTGCCATCGCTGGCTCTTGCGTTAAATATGATGTCCTTTGCCTATATTTTTGGTATATATGTAGTGGTAAGTAAACTAAATTGGCTTGCCAAACAtattttgggtttgggtttgtgcTTCCAGTCGACTATTGCGCTGTCATTCCTTCTTCTGTGCTTCTCGTTCATTGGAGACTAG
- the LOC120000058 gene encoding protein ACCELERATED CELL DEATH 6-like encodes MAKSDSEIDLERGTTSPGRSNSSTTDNLKTTRSLPSMGTTSSVSSGEHMNIELQKAATEDVDKFKKLLDELSQKREQTMPSIFETVSPFHNTLLHIASFHGSKNIVELIALWSPPTLKKTNLRGETALHTAAKEGKSDIVLSLIKLQKESASSDDDEDQNLFKMSNVDGNTALQEALINGHHGKWEGKFPLYLAAEGGYSECVKAMIESEAYKTHTWPCQNSNTNDEATKQDGVLQLKLPIHAAVVHAANKNNSDLLKYMLNKDSKFIDLRDEYGRSALHIAAARGYVEGVKCFLRRDPQAAFQRDNDGFFPVHFAAARDHVDVIKELRPHRLHLAEMLSHNYQNILHSATKNACSNVVSYVLKTEELEKQINQKDKDGNTPLHLTAIFCDALCTGQHSMLANISTSDFSFRYRRIKLYYRYYQTPFLLEVHALITVVQQIFVTLLSYSLGMLQRSTVMVLKKSGVKPSPTGKPIDKEANSTNKDEDKFKDISNAPLVAATLVATVTFAAGFTVPGGYNDSSDEQGIATMLRQATFHAFLVCDTVAMFSSIIAAVIFTWAQLGGEHLVSFAYQLALPSLALALNMMSFAYIFGIYVVVSKLNWLAKLFLGMGLCFQSIIAQSFLLLCFLFIADWSLIVLLKICNWVASIIICIHRLWSMMLMFVEVVNVLCFELRLCSCKIDDI; translated from the exons ATGGCAAAGAGCGACTCGGAGATTGATCTGGAGAGGGGTACTACTTCTCCAGGCAGAAGCAATAGCAGCACAACCGACAATCTAAAGACGACAAGATCATTGCCTAGCATGGGTACGACAAGTTCAGTCTCAAGTGGTGAACACATGAACATTGAACTTCAGAAAGCTGCTACAGAGGACGTGGATAAATTCAAAAAGCTCCTTGACGAACTTTCACAGAAGCGGGAGCAAACTATGCCATCAATTTTTGAGACTGTGAGTCCATTTCACAACACATTGCTTCATATAGCTTCATTCCATGGTAGTAAAAACATTGTAGAACTAATAGCTCTATGGTCTCCACCGACGCTTAAGAAGACAAACTTAAGAGGTGAAACGGCTCTTCATACTGCTGCAAAAGAAGGAAAGTCAGACATTGTGTTAAGTCTAATTAAACTACAAAAGGAGTCTGCATCTtccgatgatgatgaagatcagaatttgtttaaaatgagTAATGTGGATGGGAACACAGCTTTGCAGGAGGCGTTGATAAATGGACACCACGGTAAGTGG GAAGGTAAGTTTCCTCTGTATCTAGCTGCAGAAGGTGGGTACTCTGAATGTGTTAAAGCTATGATAGAGTCAGAAGCATATAAGACACATACTTGGCCTTGTCAGAATAGTAATACCAATGATGAAGCAACCAAACAAGATGGAGTGCTACAATTGAAGTTACCCATACATGCAGCTGTAGTTCATGCtgctaacaaaaataattcGG ATCTCCtgaaatatatgttgaataAGGATTCAAAGTTCATCGATTTAAGAGATGAATATGGGAGAAGTGCACTTCACATTGCAGCAGCTCGAGGTTATGTTGAAGGTGTCAAATGCTTCCTAAGGAGAGATCCTCAAGCTGCTTTTCAAAGGGACAATGATGGATTCTTTCCAGTTCATTTTGCAGCTGCAAGAGATCATGTTGACGTGATTAAAGAGCTCCGACCCCATCGCCTACATCTTGCAGAGATGCTTAGCCATAATTACCAGAACATTCTACATTCTGCTACAAAGAATGCTTGCTCCAATGTAGTTTCATATGTTCTTAAAACTGAAGAGTTGGAGAAGCAAATAAACCAGAAAGACAAGGATGGAAATACACCCCTGCACTTGACCGCCATCTTTTGTGATGCATTATGC ACTGGACAGCACTCGATGCTTGCAAATATCTCAACGAGCGATTTTTCTTTCAGGTATCGGCGAATAAAACTATACTACCGATATTATCAAACCCCATTTCTCTTAGAAGTTCATGCCCTGATAACTGTTGTTCAACAAATATTTGTTACACTACTTAGTTATTCACTTGGTATGTTGCAGCGCTCGACAGTAATGGTACTAAAGAAGTCTGGAGTTAAACCATCTCCAACTgggaagccaattgacaaagaagCAAACAGTACTAACAAAGATGAGGACAAATTTAAGGACATATCAAATGCACCCCTAGTGGCTGCAACGCTAGTCGCCACTGTGACATTCGCAGCAGGTTTCACAGTGCCTGGAGGTTACAATGACTCTAGTGATGAACAGGGTATTGCTACTATGTTGAGACAAGCCACTTTCCACGCATTCCTCGTCTGCGACACAGTAGCCATGTTTAGCTCCATCATTGCTGCAGTGATCTTCACTTGGGCGCAATTAGGTGGGGAACATTTGGTGTCTTTTGCTTATCAATTAGCATTGCCATCGCTGGCTCTCGCATTAAATATGATGTCCTTTGCCTATATTTTTGGTATATATGTGGTGGTAAGTAAACTAAATTGGCTTGCCAAACTTTTTTTGGGTATGGGTTTGTGCTTTCAGTCTATTATCGCGCAGTCATTCCTTCTATTGTGCTTCCTGTTCATTGCAGACTGGAGTCTCATCGTACTCCTTAAGATTTGTAATTGGGTTGCCTCGATAATTATATGCATTCACCGACTCTGGTCGATGATGTTGATGTTTGTAGAGGTTGTGAATGTCTTATGTTTCGAACTCAGATTGTGTAGTTGTAAGATAGATGATATTTAG
- the LOC120000010 gene encoding uncharacterized protein LOC120000010, translated as MMTLSILQYAAPPVPLSDNLRIQAQPPSKEEVSAKINSLIVVATVVTGATFTASVDVPDGDSEKETKKWRYAFVICDTIAMNMALIAAMTLCWAQQVDINTASLAAWAASCLVGGSLFMLCFAFLAAVLTEFNKYPTFQSIVVIIEALSIPFLSVVLVPLVMPSRIKHMLLRLFYMAVFLVCYIVENFGKGFALLRQKK; from the coding sequence ATGATGACTCTATCTATCTTACAATATGCGGCTCCTCCTGTACCTTTATCTGATAACCTACGCATTCAAGCTCAGCCACCAAGTAAGGAAGAGGTTTCAGCAAAGATCAACAGTCTTATTGTTGTAGCAACAGTAGTTACTGGTGCAACATTTACTGCTTCAGTCGATGTACCTGATGGCGattcagaaaaagaaacaaaaaaatggagATATGCATTTGTGATTTGCGACACTATAGCTATGAATATGGCCTTAATTGCAGCAATGACATTGTGTTGGGCGCAACAAGTTGATATTAACACAGCATCTCTGGCGGCTTGGGCTGCCTCATGCCTTGTTGGAGGTTCACTCTTCATGCTTTGCTTCGCATTCTTAGCTGCAGTACTTACAGAATTTAACAAATACCCAACATTTCAATCAATTGTTGTTATCATAGAAGCCTTGTCTATTCCTTTCCTCTCGGTGGTTTTGGTTCCACTGGTTATGCCATCCAGGATCAAGCATATGCTCTTACGACTCTTTTACATGGCTGTATTTCTTGTATGCTACATTGTTGAAAACTTTGGGAAAGGATTTGCTCTTCTgaggcaaaaaaaataa
- the LOC120000060 gene encoding protein ACCELERATED CELL DEATH 6-like: protein MGYVELNMEDSNRGRWNPRIEYLKETVFPTTTSWAIETMEPTLYEAVVAGDIDGFIERLERFVGEKQLAAIVILEQPSLIGNTLLHVAADSSNVEITQLLAHHFPSLLTKRNEQGDTALHLAARAKMPKTVKVLVNIAKTLPPPSSDDDAFLRMKNEKGNTALHEAVMQESQEVAASFPLPEAMMQESQEVAYCLLQADYEAAYCVNNDGKSPLYVAAELRNTNILTRLLEDEIAADGHPVAVLEKLRGEKSPVDAALLHKNSDMLIEIASKTPELLHSIEKEGKSPIHYAASIGYVEGVKFILEKKQGSALVRDNNGFYPIHEACKNGHVQVVMLLLERWFDPREFLTREGKNIFHVAAERGEDSVVKYLLRAPRLAKFVAQPVNQQDKEGNTPLHLATLHARSRVVFGLVRHDNIVNVRMKNGANLTAYDLAVEKSRIAAMWSSEKPKLEAKVKLASY from the exons ATGGGTTATGTTGAGCTAAATATGGAAGATTCAAATCGGGGAAGATGGAACCCAAGAATAGAGTACCTAAAGGAAACAGTGTTCCCCACCACGACCTCTTGGGCTATCGAAACAATGGAACCTACGCTATATGAAGCTGTGGTAGCAGGCGATATTGATGGCTTCATTGAAAGGCTAGAAAGGTTCGTGGGGGAGAAGCAACTGGCTGCAATTGTCATTCTCGAGCAACCGAGCTTGATAGGGAACACATTACTTCATGTTGCAGCAGATTCAAGCAATGTTGAGATTACTCAACTCTTAGCTCATCACTTCCCGAGTCTACTTACTAAGAGAAATGAACAAGGTGATACTGCACTTCATCTTGCTGCTAGAGCTAAAATGCCTAAAACGGTTAAGGTTCTCGTCAACATCGCAAAGACTCTTCCTCCTCcgtctagtgatgatgatgcaTTTCTGAGGATGAAGAATGAGAAAGGAAACACTGCGTTACATGAGGCAGTGATGCAAGAAAGTCAAGAAGTAGCAGCCTCCTTTCCTTTACCTGAGGCAATGATGCAAGAAAGTCAAGAAGTTGCATATTGCCTTCTTCAAGCAGACTATGAAGCAGCTTATTGTGTCAACAACGATGGTAAATCTCCTTTGTACGTGGCTGCAGAGCTTCGCAACACAAACATCCTGACGCGGCTTTTGGAAGACGAAATAGCTGCCGATGGCCACCCAGTAGCAGTACTGGAAAAGTTAAGAGGAGAGAAGTCCCCCGTTGATGCAGCTCTTCTGCATAAAAACTCAG ATATGCTGATAGAAATAGCTTCCAAAACGCCTGAACTCCTACACAGCATTGAGAAAGAAGGGAAGAGCCCAATTCATTATGCAGCATCCATAGGTTATGTTGAGGGAGTCAAATTCATCTTAGAAAAAAAGCAAGGCAGTGCCCTGGTAAGGGACAATAATGGCTTCTATCCGATCCACGAAGCATGCAAAAATGGTCACGTTCAAGTTGTCATGCTGTTGCTTGAACGGTGGTTTGATCCAAGAGAGTTTCTCACTAGGGAAggcaaaaatatttttcatgttgCGGCCGAGAGAGGAGAAGATAGTGTGGTGAAGTATCTACTCCGTGCTCCACGGCTCGCAAAATTTGTGGCGCAGCCGGTGAACCAGCAGGACAAGGAAGGAAATACACCTTTGCATTTGGCGACTTTACATGCCCGTTCTAGGGTAGTGTTTGGGCTGGTGCGACACGACAATATTGTTAACGTCAGAATGAAAAATGGTGCAAACTTGACTGCCTATGATCTCGCTGTGGAGAAATCAAGGATCGCAGCTATGTGGAGCTCGGAAAAACCCAAGTTAGAAGCAAAGGTAAAGCTAGCTAGCTATTAA